The Canis aureus isolate CA01 chromosome 9, VMU_Caureus_v.1.0, whole genome shotgun sequence genome has a segment encoding these proteins:
- the LOC144319929 gene encoding uncharacterized protein LOC144319929 has translation MPEDGGGGGEETGRVKERHRQKHLQVNQTSGTGSSSPTPTPPHPSRAPARPSRGRCPAASSGGRGRARGAGKPRCWRDEVTLKLLGKNPKMICGFEGRENGVRAAAGTGGGAATCGGRSGQRQGARGDGCPARRPSGSAAAAAAAPLGLTAGPEAQRSGGGDGGGGGLTTLPRGPVPSNRHRPRCGSAGGSSLTFPAGGASARCPGPGGGGGGGGGGDVGRGGREGGRPDPQRQREKEGEGGGAAGAGAAAARAALWYPRWVPVNAPFSLLLSISPGG, from the coding sequence ATGCcggaagatggggggggggggggggaggagacgggcagagtgaaagagaggcaTCGTCAGAAGCATTTGCAGGTAAATCAGACAAGTGGGACGGGCTCTTCCTCTCCCACACCCACCCCACCGCACCCCTCGCGTGCCCCGGCCAGGCCTTCCCGAGGCCGGTGTCCTGCAGCCTCCTCGGGAGGACGGGGAAGAGCAAGGGGAGCGGGCAAGCCGAGATGCTGGAGGGACGAAGTTACCTTGAAGCTTCTGGGGAAGAATCCGAAGATGATCTGTGGTTTCGAGGGGCGGGAGAACGGCGTGAGGGCCGCGGCGGGGACAGGTGGCGGGGCCGCGACGTGCGGGGGGCGGTCCGGACAGCGGCAGGGAGCCCGGGGCGACGGCTGTCCGGCGCGGCGTCCCTCCGGttccgcggcggcggcggcggcggcgcctctAGGCCTCACGGCCGGACCTGAAGCTCAGCGCtccggcggcggcgacggcggcggcggcggcctcaCGACCCTCCCCCGCGGGCCCGTCCCATCAAATCGGCACCGACCCCGTTGCGGCTCCGCCGGTGGCTCCTCGCTCACATTCCCGGCGGGCGGCGCCTCTGCTCGTTGCCCCGgacccggcggcggcggcggcggcggcggcggcggcgacgtggggcgggggggaagggagggaggaagaccgGATCCGCAGCGGCAgcgggagaaggaaggagaaggaggaggagccgCTGGAGCTGGAGCCGCCGCTGCCAGAGCCGCCCTTTGGTACCCGCGGTGGGTCCCCGTCaatgcccctttctctctcctattgTCAATATCACCGGGCGGCTGA